The Apium graveolens cultivar Ventura chromosome 10, ASM990537v1, whole genome shotgun sequence nucleotide sequence tgctgacacttttactcaccctgtttcagcccatcaattattggctgcacagggcaatgtggaggcagaacatacactacacattgtacacacttcagaatctcttctcagagacaaagctgctgtcaacaggctgccttctcatgctggtgagccatctgaagaatttggagtaaattctaatgatgatgactctaattctttgaatgagagcatgaacttagggggagtagcaggcccaagttctgttcctagtcttcctgcatgggcatgggcaaaaccatcaacaccaggagagtttggtgtcactttggtcaaacaagtcatgacaattcagcaggccattcaggagactcaggatgctggtaccaaggcaattcttcaagctcatctggaatctctgcatctcttacagttacagcattaccagcaaaatctaagtgtggatgagctcaagctggacattgctgatctgaaatcctacaatgctgagaaattggattcagttataccctatggtactatacaagatttgttggggagactgaggaaggcatctgatgctgacaagaggctggccagattggaagatagggttcaaatcattaaagactctatggtcaccattcttcagaatcaacaaactcaaacaaatctactcatgcagctggcacaagcacaaagcttgacccctacccttgatgataacaaaaagggggagaataaaggggaaggggaaggagagccatctacaacagttcagatttctcaagtgctagttcctgtcatcacaacttctccaccaattcacgtcaaaggaaagctagatggaattgatctaatccagatagcagcagctgaattgcaagtcaaagaggaaaggaagaagattgatgaaaagatgcaactaatatttggttctacaacttctcaatcacaatctgtgaagcatagcacaaaagtaaaatcaattattatggaactcaagccagtagggaggcataaggatggagaaacttcttccaaagatctgtaatctatggttctcaagcccaacaacagatccaataaggactctacaaagaatcctctaaaagaggtggattttcctcttccaaaagctgataaggacaagcttttaggtagaagtattgcatatctcaaagagaccatggatgaggctgtaaggagaaacatggctattatctttagagagggaaagagcatatgtgtgatgcaaggacatcccaaattctcaatagccaagagggaagaaaccaaaaggttgaaggaagaagccaaacagctaaaggctgacaaaagagcacaagcaaagcttgaaaaacagctaaagtcaagtcaggctgaagcacagaaagaaattgaagacaaaggtgaagattaagctatgggggacatggttggtactgagatggaggaaagaagtaaggaagaatggcagaaagggaaaagaaagaaggtcaatgcaaagagaaagaaggtagataagactgaagaaacccaatcaatatccaaaccactaccctctattcctgaaaccattgtacctgaccccttcatgaacattcatggtgaaacaatcattcccaaggaggaaccaattgattgggacaccatcaaattgcccaccttcctaacttcttctccaccatcaaagaagcagaaaagaagaatcaaatcaacaccctctaaagcctcaatcaaattcacacagaaacCTAAccctaaacctcaaacctctaaagatgattatgttcacatctgtgacataaaagaattttcagacattgaactctatctggatgagctggaggatgtaaggggaatagctgcctacagacagctaccagaaagactagtgttcaaatacaaaggagctggggaaagaacatggcctcttcacagaattctgaatgaaggctactctaccttgattagagtctactcagccatacataaggattctggctttaccagaactgcctggactgagattctcaacaagattgccaacataagaaAAACTTGGAGGGAGCATGTCTTGATACTAGAAGATCCATATCAAGTTACATCTTGCTGTTAGGAAAGTCTCCAGTAAGCTGGAAATCTAAGAAACAAAGTATTGTCTCTAGAAGTTCTTCGGAAGCCGAGTACAGATCAATGTCTTCTGCAGCCTCAGAAATTACTTGGATGGTAAGAGTACTTGCTGAATTAGGTGTGACAAATCTGAAACCTGTCATATTACATTGTGACAATCAGAGTGCAATTCATATTGCAAAGAATCCCGTTCATCATGAACGTACAAAGCACATTGAGATTGATGTGCACTTCACCAGGGATAAAGTACTAGAAGGCTTGCTTCAACTCAACTATGTACCTACAAATGCTCAGCTTGCTGACATCTTTACTAAGGTCCTTCCTTCCGGACAGTTTCAGACATTGATTTCCAAACTTGGCATGACAAATTGCCATTCCAGTTTGCGGGGGGCTGTTACATATAAtgaagaaaaagatgatgaaggTGTGACATCACGGAATGCCAAAACAACAAATGCAGTCACACTACACCAACAACCATACCAGTAGCTCTAGCAGAGTTAGTTACATACACATGACAGCTGGTGCCAGGACTACATCCTCTCTGTTAGACAAAAACTCTGTATATAGTCTTTCTTAGATAGATTAGTGAGTAAGTAACAAAAATGTATCCAGAGAATCATGATATCTCTCTCTCTGAtcttactctctctctctgatCTCTCTCAATATCTTTCTCAAGTTAGCTTCAGTTATTCATAGATATTATTGAGAAAGTAGATGTAATAAAATATTGTAATTCAGTTTCCGCATTCTTCCAATGAAAAGTAGATCAACTCTTTTTAGTTTCTTGAATTGTAACAGAATTTATAGCTGCTGTTTGggtaataaaataaaatgatcATATCATCACATTTATGATCATAAATAGAAAGTTGATAGAGTGGTACATCCATCATTTCACTGGCTCATTTCTTCACTCCCCTGAAGCAGCTGCctagtttattattttatataattggAAAATATAATTGCCACAGGTTATACGAATTTTGATAAATGATAcgtgtacatatatatatatatatatatatatatatatatatactagccTATTACGCGTGCAATGCACGGATTGCTCTTAACACTTGaatgatttttaataatataactATATCTTAAAATTACTATATTTTAATATATAGTTTCAATAgttaaaaaataaattgaaaaacataataagttataataataaatgttttgtgataatttgagacttgactgaaaataaataatataatataatatgttgttcacgGGACTCGAGCCCTGAACCTCtagaaattattaaaataaagaatataaaagttcAAATATAATAAGCTGTTGACGGAATTCGAATCCTGAATCCATGATAgcaatttaaatattaatataataatattttattattgcatccaACGGTTCTCATCTATCTAAATTTAgatctgttaggaatatgtgtattagtttgatgataagttaagcaaaacacttaagtagaaatctagtgtttgtagcctcaacggataagaccatcttggctatccgttgaaggagtagccttacttagcaataagtttggtattgtagcacatctcactctctggtttcaagctgtaattcttagatgttgttaggagataatcagtcatgttgactactgatggatgtacaaataggagggccaattgtaaatatttcatgccttgtaattttgtataagtgaagaagtgtcaacggatattgaagaccttcaacggataagaaactaagcttcaacggatgtctctaatgcttcaacggataatattcatcaacggataagtgcttcaacggataaagcttcaactgctagagcatcaacggataaagtcatcaacggatgaaagcttcaacggatgcactgctagagcatcaacggataaagccatcaacggatgaaagcttcaacggatgctcagtctcatagtagttgatagtgacagttaacaaagctgacagaggcacatggattgacagagatgtggtagcctatttcaggaacagcagaaaaagcagccgtttttagtctggttcataatggaaagtcaacagataattccatattacactggataaaaatggaacagaaacaagtggagaactattgtcttattgtactttatctttgtcttcacttgtaaacttggtgttatataaaccaagtagtagctagtaattaggtgtgaaatttcccagagctgtttagaaatatcaagagagaaaatcatctagtttgtaataggaagcagctgtgatttagttttgaatcacagattttctgaaataacacatctctggtggaacaacaaatccaccagaaaagttttttaagttctttgtgttcattacatttgtgtttgaatatatatctgtatgcatcagctccaagcaattcacacacatttgatcactcaaacacttagtcttacaaactgctcaaatcttgaaaaagttttgagatttatattcaaccccccctcccttctgtaaatctcattgttagtccactgggaataacaagaTCTGACGGTTGTGATTTGtcgtaccaaacaactgtaccgagcaactgactaccaaatagagggtgttctgcttaaaataatataatatatatataaatataattttatccCGAGTTTATTAtccttatttttaattttttttattcacgtattaaaattattaatcaagtaatttataatttacatttataattttattttaaaaaatttataatttatcaGTTATAATTTATCAAATACATTAACTTATAAGTAACTTATACATAAAATTATCCAAATACATAAACAACTTATAAGTTATGATGTTTATATCACTTATACGACACTTTCtaattttaagtcataagttacatTATTTAATAAACCTCGAACGATACCAAAATCTCCTTGATGCATTCAAATAGTTCACCGTTGACATAATGAGCAAGTTTTTTCTTCTGTGGAACTAAGGACACATGATAAGTTAATAATTTTAGGTCATTTTCATTAATGAAATTGTTAATGTACGGGATTCActtcttttataaaaaaaatcaattaaaatatattaaatttacAAATTTTTATATTTAGGATGTATATATAGATAAATAATAGAAAAATCGTTATTAGTATTTCCGGTCAGGAACTCATTATATTTTCACTGTACCCCAACCTCACCACCTGTACTCATAAATATTCACAGGACTCTTTCTTCTCTTCTACTCCTTGTATTAACTCCTGTTGCAGCTGTATCCTCCAGCAAAGACTCTTCGACCTtcaaaattttaactttttatttaaCCTTTTCACTTTGAATTTGTACAccaaaaaaattgtaaaaatttAGTGTTAGAATCAGCATCGAAGTCCTTCACAGACTTCTCACACCAAAACACTCACAACGCCATATTCCTTTCATCTTGTTCACATGCACATGTTATCTACACATTGTTTTTTCCTAAGCCCACTATCTCCCAATCAGATGACGCCACGTATGCCAATCCCCCGCATGGTCCAGTGAAGGCCCACATTTCACAGCTGTCGTTTAATGTTGCCCCACTTGCAACTTCATTCCCAAATAAATTTATACACCACCATTCCAACACATCCAGGCTGTCAACTACTCCACTGTCCGCATTGGAAAGTGTGCCATTTTCCATTTTAGCTGTCAATGCCATGTCAACATTATCTCTATCCAACGTTTCACCTCCTCATTCGCTTGAAACACTCTTGCGGGACCTACTCACCCTTAATGAGAGCTCTTTCAAGACTTGCCACGTAGCATCCCCTTCTTCCATTGGATCACTGTATAAAAGGGCCCTCCGTGTTTCCTGGTCCCACATATTTCTTTGAATTATTGTAAGATTAGTCTTTGTCACAAGTTCAAGGATGTCACCTAGTTTTCCGACGTCTCTCTCCGGCACCGTGAGTGATATTTCCGGCCAGTTCACTGCAGACTCAAACGGCAACCTGATACCATCCGCTATAATAACTGGCACGCATCCCAATGCGACTGATTCGACTAGTCTTGGACTCCATGGAGCCCACCCAAGAGGACATAAACAAAACACCGACCGTACAATTTCTGACTGGTAACCGGCAAATCTATGCCTCTTCAAGTAAAATCTCTGGTCACCACCATACTTTCTCAATATCTCCGTTCTAACCTTCCTACACACGAGTAAAAATAAAAGTAACCAAGGTTAAtttcgagatttaataattttttaacgAAAATTACCGCAGTGACTAAAATTAAACTTACTTGCTGTAAAAACGTCCACTAATGTTCTTGGGATGGACTTCCATTTTACCCCGGAAAAATGCAAATATATCACGACGGCCATTGACCGGCGACTTCACAAGCGTTGACTTGACATTTTTTGGCGAAATGTACGGTGGAATCACCACATTTTCCACCTCTTGACATGGGTGTTTGTATTTCACACCAAATGTTTGTAATATAATTGAGTTTCGCATGAACTCTGGGATTCCATCAGCCATAGCCACATCCTCCTATTTTAccaaaaaattaaattaattaaaaatcatttCTAAAAAACATTAAATTAACGAGAACTTACGACGTAATTTGCTACCCGATTCGTTAACAGCATATCTCCTGCATTAGGAAGTTAAACTATTTTTGCATAAATACAATTATACAAATGTAAATATGTTACTTACCATGGCATGAAAACAAGCACCATAATCATGAGAAGCAACAAAAACATGATCGGAGCCTCGACTCCGATTCCAATACGGATGCTCCGAGGAAATAAGTTTCACAGCAGATGATATCAGAGCCCGGGCATGACCGATTGCTGGGAATCCATTAACCGTGCTAAAATTACACGAAACATAAACTGGTACGAAGAAAAAATCAGCTTCCGTTGGATCAAGAGTTCGAAATTGGCTAGTTAATAATGTTTTGTGTATTGCAACTTCTGATGCAAATAAATGGCTTTTACATCTTGGATTAGATAGCCAGTCATTGTTGTATTTTGGTGGTAAATTGTATACATACACTTTCATCCCATTCAATAATCCTGCAGCAATGAATCATGTAAAACATCAGGTCCTTTACTATTCTTAAAACTTATTTTCATAATTACACATAGTTTACCAGTTAACAATCAAAAAACATAACAAAAATAATTGAATATATATTCCGTTCAATTCAATGAGAACCGGCTTAAAATGAGAACCGATATCACTGATATATAACAAAAACATACCTGGATGGGTAATGGGATTGTGTGATTCAATGAGGGCACGAGAAAAGGAAGGTTTAGACAAAGAAAAAGAGGTAGGCTTGATGGGATTAGGGCTATGAGTTATAAGAAAAGAAACAAAGAAATAAGAAGACAAGGAGAACCAAAGAAGCCATTTGAAATATCTATACCAAAACATTGAGTTAGCTTTCTCAGATTGAGATCTTTTATGTAAGAACCTCATTTTCACTACAAATCCTTTGCTATATTTTCTGCTTAAATTTTTCTTGAGCTCCACCATATTTAAAAACCCTTTTGAGCAATCTTCAACAAGGTGGAGTTGTTTTGGTGAGATGAGGTTTTCAGAATAGGTATGGTGTGTGGTGGTATTTCTTTGTTGCTTGTAAAAAACTATACATACAAACAAGTGTGTGTGTTTTTTATATGTTGCTTATGAAACAAATTAGAGGAGTCCAGAAATaaatataaacaattttgtttTTGGGAAAAGAAGATAAAGTTTGTAATGTAATAAAAAAATGTAGATTTAGTTTTTTTAAGCATGAAACTCTGCAAAAAACTCCATGATTAAAatcttgtttttcttgaaaacAACACCTGCTGGAGCAGAAAGAAACCAGGCGTTGGTCTCGGAGTTGTTTGGGTTTTGTTTATGGAGAAGTATTTTATGTGTGCTTATGGTTGTGTGTTAGGGCCTGTTTGGCTTCTCACAATATTAACGACTTTTCGATTttattctattttatttttttggattttttaatTTCAGTTACTTGAATGAACCCATGTTATTCGTTTACTTCAACGGTCACAAATAAAATGAGTCCTTAATTTATATCATGTATTTAATGTGACAGATTAAAATTATCTTTAAAAAAagttttttataatattttttttgtatgcTCTGTCAAAAAGTCAAAGTTCGAGTCTCTAAAAAACTGGTGTGGAGTAGTGCAGAATGTTAATAAATTGACTGATTCGTATATATTTTAGTTTTTGCATGTAATTTGTCCCAAGTTGCGCCAGATTTACCAAGCTTATATCAATAGTTTCCCTCCATTTTTGTGTCTGAAATTTAAACAATTTATTTTTGGTACAATGGGTAGTATTTTTCTgttttctataattttatatCTTTCATTAAGACATATTAATCAGTTTATAAATTTAAGTTAAcgaattatattataaaattacaTTTACTATGTTTGTTGTTTTGATGATTAAAGAAGCAAGATATCGCGACCATAATCAAAAAAGTTTTAAGTAAAATAGGTTTGTAAGTTTGATCATTTCAGGAGCTCACTTTTGTAGATAAGGATGGTTGAAACAAAATTACATATACAGCATTCGATTTAATATCCGTACGGAAT carries:
- the LOC141690087 gene encoding putative glucuronoxylan glucuronosyltransferase IRX7, with amino-acid sequence MVELKKNLSRKYSKGFVVKMRFLHKRSQSEKANSMFWYRYFKWLLWFSLSSYFFVSFLITHSPNPIKPTSFSLSKPSFSRALIESHNPITHPGLLNGMKVYVYNLPPKYNNDWLSNPRCKSHLFASEVAIHKTLLTSQFRTLDPTEADFFFVPVYVSCNFSTVNGFPAIGHARALISSAVKLISSEHPYWNRSRGSDHVFVASHDYGACFHAMEDVAMADGIPEFMRNSIILQTFGVKYKHPCQEVENVVIPPYISPKNVKSTLVKSPVNGRRDIFAFFRGKMEVHPKNISGRFYSKKVRTEILRKYGGDQRFYLKRHRFAGYQSEIVRSVFCLCPLGWAPWSPRLVESVALGCVPVIIADGIRLPFESAVNWPEISLTVPERDVGKLGDILELVTKTNLTIIQRNMWDQETRRALLYSDPMEEGDATWQVLKELSLRVSRSRKSVSSE